The following proteins are encoded in a genomic region of Chitinophagales bacterium:
- a CDS encoding cob(I)yrinic acid a,c-diamide adenosyltransferase, whose protein sequence is MKIYTKTGDDGTTMLYGGERLLKSHIKIESYGTVDELNSFIGSIMVEIDTTDILEQLQQIQSRLFDVGTHLAAVAGKPNLILPEINEQHIEVLEQQIDEWNEQLPELKHFILPSGCKAAVQAHIARTICRRAERMVVRLNETEKVNEILIRYLNRLSDYLFVLARFLNWQQGIKENIWKAH, encoded by the coding sequence ATGAAAATATACACTAAAACTGGCGATGACGGAACGACGATGCTATATGGTGGCGAACGGTTGCTAAAATCGCACATTAAAATAGAAAGTTATGGTACTGTAGATGAACTCAATAGCTTTATTGGTAGTATTATGGTAGAAATTGATACTACTGATATATTAGAACAACTACAACAAATACAGTCTAGGTTATTTGATGTAGGTACACATTTAGCAGCAGTTGCAGGAAAACCCAATTTAATTTTACCAGAAATTAACGAACAACACATCGAAGTACTAGAACAACAAATAGATGAGTGGAATGAACAATTACCAGAATTAAAACACTTTATACTTCCAAGTGGTTGTAAAGCTGCTGTACAAGCACATATAGCACGAACCATTTGCCGTAGAGCTGAACGCATGGTAGTTAGATTAAACGAAACAGAAAAAGTAAACGAAATACTAATTCGTTATTTAAATCGTTTATCAGATTACCTGTTTGTTTTGGCAAGATTTTTGAACTGGCAACAAGGTATAAAAGAAAACATTTGGAAAGCACATTAA
- a CDS encoding hydroxyacid dehydrogenase: MSNPKVLITAQIHPYLKEQFLLSGYEVDEVFDISQTELAEIIHQYKVLVITTYLTVDKTILDAATNLEIIARVGSGLENVDVVVCKEKNIVVVNSPEGNAQAVAEHSLALLLNLNNNVSKSNNELKNGIFLREANRGFELSEQKIGIIGFGNTGQAFAKLLQVFDTNIYFYDIDNSITENYNYKKVDLGFIQANCNVISFHVPYNSTTHHYISQSFIAKCKQQPIIINTARGKIADTLTVIDALNKNLIRGFGVDVFEDEPITANKIHTFETYQTLLAFPNVVATSHIAGWTTASYYKLVKVLWEKMKNHL; this comes from the coding sequence ATGTCTAATCCAAAAGTATTAATTACAGCACAGATTCATCCTTATTTAAAAGAACAATTTTTATTGTCTGGTTATGAAGTAGATGAAGTTTTTGACATTAGTCAAACAGAATTAGCAGAAATTATTCATCAATACAAAGTACTAGTAATAACTACTTATTTAACCGTTGATAAAACAATATTAGATGCAGCGACTAATTTAGAAATCATAGCAAGAGTTGGTAGTGGTTTAGAAAATGTTGATGTTGTTGTTTGTAAAGAAAAAAATATAGTAGTGGTTAACTCGCCAGAAGGAAATGCACAAGCAGTAGCAGAACATAGTTTAGCTCTATTACTCAATTTGAATAATAATGTAAGCAAATCTAATAATGAATTAAAAAATGGTATTTTTTTGCGTGAAGCCAACAGAGGTTTTGAATTGAGTGAGCAGAAAATTGGCATCATTGGATTTGGCAACACAGGACAAGCTTTTGCTAAGTTGCTTCAAGTGTTTGATACAAATATTTATTTTTATGATATTGATAATAGTATTACAGAAAATTATAACTATAAAAAAGTTGACTTAGGTTTTATACAAGCAAACTGCAATGTTATTAGTTTTCATGTACCATATAATTCCACGACACATCATTATATTAGTCAATCATTTATAGCAAAGTGTAAGCAACAACCAATAATTATTAATACAGCAAGAGGAAAAATTGCAGATACTTTAACTGTAATTGATGCTTTAAATAAAAACTTAATTCGTGGTTTTGGTGTTGATGTTTTTGAAGACGAACCAATTACTGCAAACAAGATACATACATTTGAAACTTATCAAACTTTATTAGCATTTCCTAATGTTGTAGCTACTTCGCACATTGCAGGTTGGACAACCGCTTCTTACTACAAATTGGTAAAAGTACTTTGGGAAAAAATGAAGAATCATTTATAA
- a CDS encoding DUF2795 domain-containing protein: MYWTLELASYLEEAPWPATKDELIDYAMRIGAPLEVVENLQELEDDEDIYENIEDIWPDYPTKEDFLFNEDEY, translated from the coding sequence ATGTATTGGACATTAGAATTAGCATCTTACTTAGAAGAAGCACCATGGCCAGCTACTAAAGACGAGTTGATAGACTATGCTATGCGTATTGGAGCTCCTTTAGAAGTAGTAGAAAACTTACAAGAGTTGGAAGACGATGAGGACATTTATGAGAATATCGAAGATATTTGGCCAGACTATCCAACGAAAGAAGATTTTCTTTTTAACGAAGACGAATATTAA
- a CDS encoding metallophosphatase encodes MQSRRHFLKSTLVGSTVLLANNPQQVFAANAATDLCILHTNDVHSRIEPFPSNDKKYPNMGGIAMRKTLLDNIRKQESNTLLLDAGDIFQGTPYFNFFHGDVEIDMMNLLGYNAATIGNHDFDGGIDVLAKQIKRANFPFVNCNYDFSNTIVNGLVHKKVIIKKGKLKIGITGCGVALDGLVPNQLYKETKYIEPIEAVQEQVNQLKQQDQCDLIICLSHLGYKYDNDKVSDHTLANAVKNLDLIIGGHTHTFLEVPTMITNKWNQQVIINQVGWAGLYLGQLNFKFEKKSKKYLSKHHTVIVDKKSIEK; translated from the coding sequence ATGCAGAGTAGAAGACACTTTTTAAAATCGACTTTAGTAGGAAGCACTGTTTTATTAGCCAATAATCCACAACAAGTATTTGCAGCAAATGCAGCAACAGACTTATGCATTTTACATACTAATGATGTACACAGTAGAATAGAACCATTTCCATCAAACGATAAAAAATATCCAAATATGGGTGGAATTGCTATGCGAAAAACATTGTTAGACAATATCAGAAAACAAGAAAGTAATACACTACTATTAGACGCAGGCGATATTTTTCAAGGCACACCATATTTTAATTTCTTTCATGGCGATGTAGAAATAGACATGATGAATTTATTAGGATACAATGCTGCAACAATTGGCAATCACGATTTTGATGGTGGAATTGATGTATTAGCCAAACAAATAAAACGAGCCAACTTTCCGTTTGTAAATTGTAATTACGATTTTTCTAATACAATTGTCAACGGATTAGTACATAAAAAAGTAATCATTAAAAAAGGAAAATTAAAAATAGGTATCACAGGTTGTGGGGTAGCTTTAGATGGATTAGTTCCAAATCAATTATATAAAGAAACCAAATACATAGAACCAATTGAAGCAGTTCAAGAACAAGTCAATCAATTAAAACAACAAGACCAATGCGATTTAATTATATGTTTATCACATTTAGGTTATAAATACGATAATGACAAAGTATCAGACCATACACTAGCTAATGCAGTAAAAAATTTAGATTTAATTATTGGCGGACATACACATACCTTTTTAGAAGTGCCAACTATGATTACAAATAAATGGAATCAGCAAGTAATTATTAATCAAGTTGGTTGGGCAGGACTTTACTTAGGTCAACTCAACTTTAAATTTGAAAAAAAATCAAAAAAATACTTATCAAAACACCACACTGTAATTGTGGATAAAAAATCAATAGAAAAATAA
- a CDS encoding transcriptional regulator: MKNPIAQLNKIFDNQIRLGIMSFLMVNDELSFVELKEQLDVSDGNLATHLKKLDESNYIKTKKRFVKNKPLTTYAVSTEGRKAFQEHIKALELMIKQLK, translated from the coding sequence ATGAAAAACCCAATTGCACAACTCAATAAAATTTTCGATAATCAAATTAGATTAGGCATTATGTCTTTTTTAATGGTGAACGACGAATTGAGTTTTGTAGAACTCAAAGAACAACTCGATGTGTCTGACGGAAACTTAGCGACACACTTAAAAAAATTAGACGAAAGCAATTATATCAAAACTAAAAAACGATTTGTAAAAAACAAACCACTTACTACTTATGCCGTTTCTACCGAAGGAAGAAAAGCTTTTCAAGAGCATATCAAAGCATTAGAATTAATGATTAAACAACTAAAATAA
- the xrtN gene encoding exosortase N, which translates to MRTYSVDTNSQYNINHTIILYSCILVYCILSFLFISDYLRVSTLQLGAIIGYAMVAPIQATKKANHFVLLFSLICMLLYWHTQITSFLYLSTLILVIEFLSVVLGRLSINAYIMAILCSPIFTMVSSIIGFPLRLKLTYWTSVLLNLWTNNCVAEGNQLLINQQPFIIDEACAGLHMLLAGLVFAVLLVEHFKKKQQQTLSFLALFGFYAFVLISIITNNLIRILLLVAFKVFPENNMHYGIGIIVFVIYTMLPSYFLLKYLFKKMGKVYIRSSETVSTKQQNIVYTLFIVIILIGTYLMLFQQEKIQPIKQLPLQSLHNFEKETITHDIVKYKNNNQLIYVKPMPYFFSSEHNPMYCWKGSGYKMKQFNKYNINNNTVYIGDIVKNKSTIYTAWFYSNGKICTTKQLQWRWKSFINQEPFYLVSVSSNHKETLIHLTNQLIKENTK; encoded by the coding sequence ATGCGTACTTATTCCGTTGATACCAATAGTCAATACAATATCAATCACACTATAATACTATATAGTTGTATATTAGTGTACTGTATACTTTCATTCTTATTTATAAGTGATTATCTAAGAGTTTCAACACTACAACTTGGTGCTATAATTGGTTACGCAATGGTAGCACCAATACAAGCAACCAAAAAAGCCAATCACTTTGTATTGCTCTTCAGTTTAATCTGTATGTTGTTGTATTGGCACACACAAATTACATCGTTTCTATATCTATCAACACTAATTTTAGTCATAGAATTTTTAAGTGTGGTACTCGGTCGGTTGTCTATCAATGCTTATATCATGGCAATATTGTGTTCACCAATTTTTACTATGGTATCGAGTATTATAGGTTTTCCACTTCGTTTAAAACTCACTTATTGGACATCTGTATTACTCAATCTTTGGACAAACAATTGCGTAGCAGAAGGCAATCAATTATTAATTAATCAACAGCCATTTATTATAGACGAAGCGTGTGCAGGTTTACACATGCTTTTAGCAGGATTGGTGTTTGCTGTACTCTTAGTAGAACACTTTAAAAAGAAACAGCAGCAAACACTATCTTTTTTGGCACTATTTGGATTTTATGCATTTGTATTAATAAGTATTATAACTAATAATTTAATAAGAATTTTATTGTTGGTTGCTTTTAAAGTTTTTCCGGAAAACAATATGCATTACGGTATTGGTATTATTGTATTTGTAATTTATACTATGTTGCCTTCATACTTTTTATTAAAATATTTGTTTAAAAAAATGGGCAAAGTGTATATTAGGTCATCAGAAACAGTATCTACTAAACAACAAAATATAGTTTATACTTTGTTTATAGTTATTATATTAATAGGTACTTATTTAATGTTATTTCAGCAAGAAAAAATTCAACCAATTAAACAGTTACCATTACAATCGCTACACAATTTTGAAAAAGAAACCATTACGCATGATATTGTAAAATACAAAAACAATAACCAGTTGATTTATGTAAAACCAATGCCTTACTTTTTTAGCAGTGAACACAATCCAATGTATTGTTGGAAAGGAAGTGGTTATAAAATGAAACAGTTTAATAAATATAATATCAATAATAACACTGTTTATATTGGAGATATTGTAAAAAACAAAAGTACCATTTACACAGCTTGGTTTTATTCTAATGGTAAAATTTGTACTACCAAACAATTACAATGGCGTTGGAAAAGTTTTATCAACCAAGAACCATTTTATTTAGTAAGTGTGTCGAGTAATCATAAAGAAACGCTAATTCATTTAACCAATCAATTAATAAAAGAAAATACAAAATGA
- a CDS encoding 5'-nucleotidase C-terminal domain-containing protein, whose product MMLKRYFKIVLSIIFFCLITTACKTFVATQEQFERKAIENLVFDTSIVNQYQPYKDSLDKSMKVKIATLQNDVVKAQPSSTLTNLLADILFEQATKYIKQPIDFAVMNYGGIRLPSLSKGDLLVEHAYQLMPFDNYIVALQLNGTQVQELCNSIAKSGGWPVSHIQFTIDDANANNIQINNEALQNNKLYTVAMIDYIANGGDNMTMLKTITQIPTGVLLRNGIIDYFKTKQIIIPDDTKRIQHAE is encoded by the coding sequence ATGATGTTAAAACGCTATTTTAAAATAGTACTATCAATTATATTTTTTTGTTTGATTACTACTGCTTGTAAAACATTTGTAGCAACACAAGAGCAGTTTGAACGCAAGGCAATAGAAAATCTAGTATTCGATACTTCAATTGTCAACCAATATCAACCATATAAAGATTCGTTAGACAAAAGCATGAAAGTTAAAATTGCAACATTACAAAACGATGTTGTAAAAGCACAGCCAAGTTCAACGCTTACTAATTTATTGGCAGATATTTTATTTGAACAAGCAACCAAATACATCAAACAACCAATTGATTTTGCAGTAATGAATTATGGCGGAATTAGATTGCCAAGCTTAAGTAAAGGAGATTTACTAGTAGAACATGCTTACCAATTAATGCCTTTTGATAATTATATTGTAGCATTACAATTAAATGGAACACAAGTACAAGAATTATGTAATAGTATAGCAAAAAGTGGAGGTTGGCCAGTGAGTCACATTCAATTCACGATAGATGATGCCAACGCAAACAATATTCAAATTAATAATGAAGCACTGCAAAACAACAAATTGTATACTGTTGCAATGATAGACTATATTGCTAATGGTGGTGATAATATGACGATGTTAAAAACAATTACTCAAATACCAACAGGAGTTTTGTTAAGAAATGGCATTATAGACTATTTTAAAACTAAACAGATAATTATTCCAGACGATACTAAAAGAATTCAACATGCAGAGTAG
- a CDS encoding XrtN system VIT domain-containing protein produces the protein MESNNQQNISKDWKMYTIGVVLTVISAFIFALWQNKPQPNNEVMIFIHFGIFLFLVFSNSFIKIFRIKTWTSSLATYPIIVSGIISCFALNREMQLFYISTTWWSVFIVVNMAILLFKPLLEFGGTFIKTILYSSLFCSAVILLYYSIILIPNYLFGLIGIIVLGIGIHAFIPLFSFIYITNVLYKEAVLYKYYKKIYLFIFVILFSTVVFYVIRWNVQVNRINTQTQYLELQKEKAIPKWMYIAQRLPNNNESKKILLNNILYPNIDDMFDFDIFGFGRSNSNYNIDKVHDPLVLISSAFSSDINLTENDIIRILESNYDASHLTESRLWRGDDLKTESITTNIRIYPKQRLSYTEKTINIKNNNAYTWNQQEAIYTFYLPEGATVSSLSLWINGVEEKAYLTSKQKAKTAYNTIVGVEKRDPSVVHWQEGNKVSVRIFPCTPQENRKFKLGITAPLAFKDNELSYKNISCKGPDLLRTKEIVQVNFTDTIDNLSKPYFLKKSGTDYLIGKHDYNTWKLSFNAPEIVNGIFHYKDNTYLLSEDKIQHKPFIANNIFLDVNKSWNKTEWNKITTDLSNKNLFVYLNKWIKITADNKQTLYKELKQINFNVLPLYEIKDAAHSIIITKSEQKGPSLKELKDNLYFNYTNRYFINHKLNVINIGDESNAMFKTLKEYSAVQIYNTNLQTAITTIKNNQFPNISTSDSVIHLDNQTKIASIPLLDVPKNAPDHVFRLFAYNQAMHQMTLETIQNDSIAPIAYNLVSDANVVSPISSLIVLETQHDYDRFDIKKDNDALANADIHNDGAVPEPHEWMLIILLLVSVIYINIKSSRYAYLFR, from the coding sequence ATGGAATCAAACAATCAACAAAACATTAGCAAAGACTGGAAAATGTACACAATTGGTGTTGTACTCACAGTCATCTCTGCATTTATTTTTGCACTATGGCAAAACAAGCCGCAACCAAACAACGAAGTAATGATTTTCATTCATTTCGGTATCTTTCTTTTTTTAGTATTTAGTAATTCTTTTATTAAAATATTTAGAATAAAAACATGGACAAGTTCTTTAGCAACTTATCCAATTATTGTAAGTGGTATTATTAGTTGCTTTGCACTCAACAGAGAAATGCAACTGTTTTATATTTCTACAACTTGGTGGTCGGTTTTTATTGTAGTCAACATGGCAATACTACTCTTTAAACCATTGCTCGAATTTGGTGGAACATTTATCAAAACAATACTTTATAGTTCTTTATTTTGTTCAGCAGTAATACTATTATATTATTCAATTATATTAATTCCAAATTATTTATTCGGATTGATTGGTATCATCGTACTAGGAATTGGTATTCATGCATTTATACCATTGTTCTCCTTTATATACATTACTAATGTGTTGTACAAAGAAGCAGTGTTATATAAATACTATAAAAAAATATACTTGTTTATATTTGTTATACTGTTTAGTACAGTAGTATTTTATGTTATAAGATGGAATGTACAAGTCAACCGAATTAATACACAAACACAATACTTAGAATTACAAAAAGAAAAAGCTATTCCAAAATGGATGTATATTGCACAACGACTACCTAATAATAATGAGTCTAAAAAAATACTATTAAATAATATACTTTATCCAAATATTGATGATATGTTTGATTTTGATATTTTTGGATTTGGCAGAAGCAACAGCAATTATAACATAGACAAAGTACATGATCCATTAGTTTTAATTAGCAGTGCTTTTTCTAGTGACATCAACCTAACAGAAAATGACATCATTAGAATTTTAGAATCTAACTACGATGCATCGCATCTTACAGAAAGTAGATTGTGGCGTGGCGATGATTTGAAGACTGAAAGCATCACTACCAATATTAGAATTTATCCAAAACAAAGATTATCTTATACTGAGAAAACAATTAATATAAAAAATAATAATGCTTATACTTGGAATCAACAAGAAGCAATATATACCTTTTACTTACCAGAAGGTGCTACGGTAAGTTCGCTCTCGCTTTGGATTAATGGCGTTGAGGAAAAAGCATATTTAACTAGTAAACAAAAAGCCAAAACAGCATACAATACTATTGTTGGTGTAGAAAAAAGAGATCCATCTGTAGTGCATTGGCAAGAAGGCAATAAAGTAAGTGTGCGTATTTTTCCTTGTACACCACAAGAAAACAGAAAATTTAAATTAGGAATTACTGCACCATTAGCATTTAAAGATAATGAATTATCATATAAAAATATTTCTTGTAAAGGACCAGACTTATTGCGTACTAAAGAAATTGTTCAAGTTAATTTTACAGATACTATTGACAATTTATCTAAACCATATTTCTTGAAAAAAAGTGGCACAGACTATCTAATTGGTAAACACGATTATAATACTTGGAAACTGTCGTTTAATGCACCAGAAATTGTAAACGGTATTTTTCACTATAAAGACAATACTTATTTGTTGAGTGAAGATAAAATACAGCACAAACCATTTATTGCAAATAATATTTTTTTAGATGTTAATAAATCATGGAATAAAACAGAGTGGAACAAAATTACAACCGATTTAAGTAATAAAAACTTATTCGTTTATCTAAATAAGTGGATAAAAATTACAGCAGATAATAAACAAACACTATATAAAGAACTAAAACAAATCAACTTTAATGTGCTTCCATTGTACGAAATTAAAGATGCAGCACACAGTATAATCATTACAAAAAGTGAACAAAAAGGACCAAGTTTAAAAGAGTTAAAAGATAATTTATATTTTAATTATACTAATAGATATTTTATAAATCATAAATTAAATGTAATTAATATTGGCGATGAAAGCAATGCTATGTTTAAAACTTTGAAAGAATATAGTGCTGTACAAATTTACAATACCAATTTACAAACAGCAATTACTACGATAAAAAATAATCAATTTCCTAATATATCAACAAGCGATTCTGTTATTCATTTAGACAATCAAACAAAAATTGCGAGTATTCCTTTGTTAGATGTTCCTAAAAATGCACCAGACCATGTGTTTCGATTATTTGCTTATAATCAAGCTATGCATCAAATGACTTTAGAAACAATACAAAACGACAGTATTGCACCAATAGCGTACAACTTAGTAAGTGATGCCAATGTGGTAAGTCCAATTAGTAGCTTAATCGTTTTAGAAACACAACATGATTACGACAGATTCGACATTAAAAAAGACAATGATGCTTTAGCGAATGCAGATATTCACAACGATGGTGCTGTTCCTGAACCACATGAATGGATGCTCATTATACTATTACTCGTAAGTGTAATTTATATCAACATAAAATCGTCAAGATATGCGTACTTATTCCGTTGA
- a CDS encoding DUF3267 domain-containing protein — protein MQDFSGYKKEQLTIDLAKANVYAIVLIIPIVLVFGLPFYLLWKNNISTDGIKSYLDTLNPILRMLLIVLSIVIGIILHELIHGITWSFFASKGFKSIKFGILWKMLTPYCHCTEPLKVKHYILGAIMPAIILGFIPYIIAIITGNFPLLLFGMFFTMVAVGDFMIINLIRKENVDDYVQDHPSEAGCYIYRKAH, from the coding sequence ATGCAAGACTTTTCAGGTTATAAAAAAGAACAATTAACAATAGATTTAGCAAAGGCAAATGTTTATGCTATCGTTTTAATAATACCAATAGTTTTAGTCTTTGGATTACCATTTTATCTACTGTGGAAAAACAATATATCAACTGATGGTATAAAAAGTTATTTAGATACACTAAATCCAATTTTAAGAATGTTATTGATAGTACTATCAATAGTAATTGGTATTATACTACATGAATTAATACATGGAATTACTTGGTCGTTTTTTGCAAGCAAAGGTTTTAAGTCTATTAAATTTGGTATACTCTGGAAAATGCTAACGCCATATTGTCATTGTACAGAACCTTTAAAAGTAAAACACTATATTTTAGGTGCAATAATGCCAGCAATTATATTAGGATTTATTCCATACATTATAGCTATTATAACAGGTAACTTTCCTTTACTATTATTTGGAATGTTTTTTACCATGGTAGCTGTTGGTGATTTTATGATTATCAATTTAATTCGTAAAGAAAATGTTGATGACTATGTACAAGATCATCCAAGTGAAGCAGGTTGTTATATTTATAGGAAAGCTCATTAA
- a CDS encoding DUF1361 domain-containing protein, producing MKKIIQTLQQNERLSVVISLSITSALSVFLVFFRVYQTKMPIYVFLIWNLILATIPYVIGLYLFSKRRENFKSFKYIILFFLWLIFLPNAPYILTDLIHLRIREGFPLVLDLIILLFYAWTGLMMCLYSIKDLQQIIQLKYGKKWSMLFTLTIPFICAFGVYIGRFLRYNSWDFVFNFDSVAKDILKHIVFPHQHVEAVTITFLLGSFILVAYYSLELNKKVAE from the coding sequence ATGAAAAAAATAATTCAAACATTACAACAAAACGAAAGATTAAGTGTAGTTATTTCGTTAAGTATCACAAGTGCACTTAGTGTATTTTTGGTCTTCTTTAGAGTATATCAAACTAAAATGCCAATTTATGTATTCTTAATTTGGAATTTAATTTTAGCAACTATTCCATATGTTATTGGACTATATTTATTTTCCAAAAGAAGAGAAAATTTTAAATCGTTTAAATATATTATCCTATTTTTTCTCTGGTTGATATTCTTACCTAATGCACCATACATTCTTACAGATTTAATTCATTTGAGAATTAGAGAAGGATTTCCATTGGTATTAGATTTAATCATCTTACTATTTTATGCATGGACAGGTTTGATGATGTGTTTGTACTCTATCAAAGACTTGCAGCAAATAATACAATTAAAATATGGAAAAAAATGGAGTATGCTGTTTACGCTAACCATTCCATTTATCTGTGCATTTGGTGTATATATAGGTCGATTTTTAAGATATAATTCATGGGATTTTGTCTTTAATTTTGATAGCGTTGCCAAAGATATTTTAAAACATATAGTATTTCCACATCAACATGTAGAAGCTGTAACTATTACTTTTTTGCTAGGCAGTTTTATATTAGTTGCTTATTATAGTTTAGAGTTGAATAAGAAAGTTGCTGAGTAG
- the dnaA gene encoding chromosomal replication initiator protein DnaA, with amino-acid sequence MKSKHELVWENCLKIIKDNINLQSYNTWFKPIVPVKLDDDVLTIQVPSQFFYEWIEEHFIALLRKTIQRELGSNGKLEYRIKMESDNLVNAKTINVPNQKEGVVESNEVDIPMLFSKPIVKNPFIALGLKKIKIPSQLNSNYTFDNFIEGDSNKFARNAAKAIAKAPGVTSFNPLVIYGGSGLGKTHLAQAIGNYIKANNPNKSVLYVASEKFTSQFVAAAMDKENQNSTSDFVHFYQQIDVLIIDDIHYFSNKPKTQDIFFHIFNHLHQNGKQLILTSDRPPKDLEGIEERLLSRFKWGLTTDIQVPDYETRYAILQNKIHKDGMELEEDIVRFIATNIKTNVRDLEGVLTTLFAQATFNKQEISLDLAKKTVINFVKHATKEISLDMIQKTVCDYFEVPVEKLKESTRKRQFVQARQLSMYFAKEYTKFSLKAIGSEFGGRDHSTVIHSCQAVKNLIDTDEEFKDAVDELKKRIELSL; translated from the coding sequence ATGAAGAGCAAGCATGAACTTGTGTGGGAAAACTGCCTTAAAATTATAAAAGATAATATTAACCTTCAGAGTTATAACACTTGGTTTAAACCTATTGTTCCAGTAAAGTTAGATGATGATGTATTAACAATACAAGTTCCAAGTCAATTCTTTTATGAATGGATAGAAGAACATTTTATAGCACTACTTAGAAAAACTATTCAACGAGAATTAGGTTCAAACGGAAAACTAGAATATCGTATAAAAATGGAAAGCGATAATTTAGTAAATGCAAAAACTATTAATGTACCTAATCAAAAAGAAGGTGTGGTAGAATCTAATGAAGTAGATATACCAATGCTCTTTAGTAAACCAATTGTAAAAAATCCGTTTATAGCACTTGGGCTAAAGAAAATAAAAATACCATCACAATTAAATTCAAATTACACCTTTGATAATTTTATAGAAGGCGATTCTAATAAGTTTGCTAGAAATGCAGCGAAAGCAATTGCAAAAGCACCAGGCGTTACTTCTTTCAATCCACTAGTAATTTACGGTGGTTCTGGTTTAGGAAAAACACACTTAGCACAAGCAATTGGCAACTATATTAAAGCAAATAATCCAAACAAATCAGTATTGTATGTTGCATCTGAAAAGTTTACTAGTCAGTTTGTAGCAGCAGCAATGGATAAAGAAAATCAAAATAGTACTAGCGACTTTGTTCATTTTTATCAACAAATAGATGTTTTAATTATAGACGACATTCATTACTTCTCTAATAAACCAAAAACTCAAGATATCTTTTTTCATATATTTAATCACTTACATCAAAATGGTAAGCAATTAATCTTAACTTCAGATAGACCACCTAAAGATTTAGAAGGTATTGAAGAAAGATTATTGTCTAGATTTAAATGGGGATTAACTACAGATATTCAAGTTCCAGATTATGAAACAAGATATGCTATCTTACAAAATAAAATACACAAAGATGGCATGGAGTTAGAAGAAGATATAGTACGATTCATTGCTACCAATATCAAAACTAATGTAAGAGATTTAGAAGGTGTACTCACTACTTTATTTGCACAAGCTACTTTTAATAAGCAAGAAATATCATTAGACTTAGCTAAGAAAACAGTAATTAATTTTGTTAAACATGCTACTAAAGAAATTTCTTTAGACATGATTCAAAAAACAGTATGCGATTATTTTGAAGTACCAGTAGAAAAATTAAAAGAATCTACTAGAAAAAGACAGTTTGTACAAGCACGACAATTGTCTATGTATTTTGCAAAAGAATATACTAAGTTTTCATTAAAAGCAATAGGTAGCGAGTTTGGAGGTAGAGACCACAGTACGGTAATACACTCTTGTCAAGCAGTAAAAAATCTTATAGACACAGATGAAGAGTTTAAAGATGCTGTAGACGAGTTAAAAAAACGCATAGAATTAAGTTTATAA